CGGTTCCTATGTTCTGAACTCCACCAAGGGCAAAAAGGAACGGATAGGCCGAATTTTGCAGATGCATGCCAACCACCGGGAGGAAATCTCTGAAGTCTGGACCGGTGATATCGCTGCTGCTGTTGGTTTAAAGGATACCACTACCGGTGACACTCTCTGTGACGAGAAAAAGCCGATAGTCTTGGAATCCATGCAATTCCCGGATCCGGTTATCTCCGTAGCGATTGAGCCCAAAACCAAGGCAGACCAGGAAAAGATGGGCACCGCTCTGCAGCGTCTGGCTGAAGAGGATCCGACCTTCCGGATGCATACTGACCCGGAAACCGGTCAGACTATTATCTCGGGTATGGGTGAATTGCATCTGGAGATCATCGTTGACCGTCTGGTGCGGGAGTTCAAGGTAGAGGCCAATGTTGGTCGTCCTCAGGTTGCTTACAAGGAAACCATTCGCAAGTCTGTTAAGGCTGAAGGTAAGTTTGTCCGGCAATCCGGTGGTCGCGGTCAATACGGTCACTGCTGGGTTGAGTTTGAGCCTCTCGAGCCGGGTAAAGGTTACGAATTCGTTAACAAGATTGTCGGTGGTGTCATTCCCAAGGAATATATCCCGGCCATTGATGCTGGTATCCGAGAAGCCATGGAAAACGGTATTTTAGCCGGCTATCCCGCTATCGACATTCGTGCTACTGTCTACGACGGTTCTTATCATGATGTGGACTCTTCAGAAATGGCCTTTAAGATTGCTGGTTCCATGGCCTTTAAGGCCGGAGCTCCCAAGGCAGATCCGGTGATCCTGGAGCCCATCATGAAGGTAGAGGTAGTCGTTCCAGAAGAATATATGGGTGATGTAATCGGTGACATAAACAGCCGTCGTGGTCGGATTGAAGGCATGGAACCCAGAGGGAATGCTCAGGTTATCCGGGGCTTTGTACCGCTGGCCGAAATGTTTGGTTATGCTACCGACCTGCGGTCCAGAACACAAGGGCGCGGAACCTACGTAATGCAATTCTCGCACTACGAGGAAGTACCACGCAACATCGCCGAACAGATCATTGCCAAACGGCAAGGCTAAGGTTCCTTATAGTTGTGGTGACAGCTTGTGGGGGCCAGATGGCCCCCCTTGCTTATATTTGAGGAAATACATAGTAGATAGGAGGAAAGATTAAATGGCTAAAGCTAAATTCGAACGGACAAAGCCCCACGTAAACGTTGGTACTATCGGCCACGTAGACCATGGTAAGACCACTACTACTGCTGCTATCACTGTAGTACTGGCTACCCAGGGTAAAGCTGAAGTTAAGAAATACGATGAAATCGACGCTGCTCCTGAAGAAAGGGAAAGAGGTATTACCATCAATACTGCCCACGTTGAA
The window above is part of the Carboxydocella sporoproducens DSM 16521 genome. Proteins encoded here:
- the fusA gene encoding elongation factor G encodes the protein MPRKFPLDKTRNIGIMAHIDAGKTTTTERILFYTGRVHKIGEVHDGAATMDWMVQEQERGITITSAATTCEWKGHRINIIDTPGHVDFTVEVERSLRVLDGAVAVFCSVGGVEPQSETVWRQADKYGVPRIAFVNKMDRIGADFFNVVKQIKDRLGANPVPIQVPIGAEDQFQGVVDLVTGKAIIYTDDLGTQSAVTDVPADMVDLVAEYREKLIEAVAETDEELMMKYLDGEELTVEEIKKALRAACCSVKLIPVLCGSAFKNKGVQPMLDAVVDYLPSPLDIAAVKGINPDTGEEDIRRVDDNESFSALAFKIMADPYVGKLAFFRVYSGHLPAGSYVLNSTKGKKERIGRILQMHANHREEISEVWTGDIAAAVGLKDTTTGDTLCDEKKPIVLESMQFPDPVISVAIEPKTKADQEKMGTALQRLAEEDPTFRMHTDPETGQTIISGMGELHLEIIVDRLVREFKVEANVGRPQVAYKETIRKSVKAEGKFVRQSGGRGQYGHCWVEFEPLEPGKGYEFVNKIVGGVIPKEYIPAIDAGIREAMENGILAGYPAIDIRATVYDGSYHDVDSSEMAFKIAGSMAFKAGAPKADPVILEPIMKVEVVVPEEYMGDVIGDINSRRGRIEGMEPRGNAQVIRGFVPLAEMFGYATDLRSRTQGRGTYVMQFSHYEEVPRNIAEQIIAKRQG